One Pocillopora verrucosa isolate sample1 chromosome 10, ASM3666991v2, whole genome shotgun sequence genomic window carries:
- the LOC131774786 gene encoding golgin subfamily A member 4-like isoform X1, protein MFKKLKQKLAEETDGEQSPLKQNARQTPKEPGNESTNVTLAKSEENRVFPPSNSAANVTSSPSSTSSTPKTSQIKPKSTPREVLDRVYNLLDSKAVQPDSRNGEKPHSGETTPPKSTSTPSKTLSQDSISDTETPKRTVERQGSIPPSSPISVGGRSDAESDAEQSGTPGTPGARLDGATKEEVVAMFKKQERVLARYKTRFSEVVEAYKNLQKENEKLQNNLAQSQDKALRRISEMKETIELEKQAKMHLEETLQLSLDEKEDIIKALQTQVQLLKQQGSLAIPGTDVLDAGLGSQSDEQKLQQQSLQERIEGLQALVEKQAREINENKEKSIQHDHVTSNQMREAKALILRLEQEKKTAIQDMMDNLQTALREKDEAVNNASEMRKVLQEREAQNEEMKKEKDEFFLKMEKQLEESEKRREIAELKKEREIQEMTAKYEAAAAAEENERKSMMEKLKRDKAEVVAVMQKDKNEKLEEMLVAKEMELQEALTKKTKEVESILHAKEEEMKLKYNEKVKEIEIAVDEKELQKEAALKEKEKELQALREQMESLSENLQSKTSEASRTGQEQASKMSNLLAELQKTSVEKRDLEQKLSETQQKLEQEQAKIAEMIQQHSNLLQEKQEEHQKMLAKFKKMHQTKMGEISENSKKAEQKVAELEKQRKAEAEKHLKDLEEKERQFEADKQSELARVSKRMESKTNEMKKIVKELRTKLTEKENQAKELEEKVNIMQQETESEKSASVNDFEKKVADANKIAEDLRKELLQKDSTVSDLENKVKETESKKANEVEELTKDRDNRLKEKERELVDVKGKLTEKEYYSKELEKQLLEMKTEKDHEIEAVKQKAMVTIRELETAFNNKREEELKVLSSEKEKENVAVKEVESKKDELEKINKELEEKLKASAENENKLKEELAGLNQKYRTQFENFKQKYQTDVQKYKEQLLLAEEKSLQSASESKNSHEKTVSSLKEEHEKIIQKLQEEKLLIEEKWKLELEKVRGDFSGKAASSEKSLNDKNSEIAELNNMIQSLTGQMNEQKEQSQRNIDELSQSITLRDEKIGKLKETLKLEQEALKTQKKQHDEKMKLKEKEVKELVNKMEKEFHNQLLEKENATREKLHEIAQHHNMGVKDVTANLENMRKEELTKLEERHQAEISELNLGWENKVVSIRRENEETMEKFLSEAREKEENMTKENINLRNEIAKREKIHQAKTEELQAKANSVSEEKESAMEKVRELAEENKRFRQQIENLNVEMESRISEMTESHKRDVEDIKNQSLKNVEELAQQQTNALANRESEFENAKMETEGRLNEAMERHRSEIAEMRDSYQAKLQEVTNTYQQDLAQIKQIYEKQNVEMEKLKKYHEIELNELRKGHSKTMEGLLKTGEDDKNKFADRERAHLEEVGRLKSRIEEVEIEKSKQVEELTRSGEQRAQKFATEEANLREQFELLKVKISDAETQHCSKMEELRKYAEENEKKFGFEETKLREQVDALSKAAEESKAVFEIEERKLKEQIQVLEKKLGETETVNTIKMDELRLSAEQIKTAFDHEEKKLIEEIDTLKRTYKQQAEEIRRLSKEYEAKSVLEDKLRKEIEQVRESHKKEIEALKQTANEAQTKHSDVESKLSEELNNLKKERAKKEKELQEGKAKLLEQEKRMKAELEKVETEVKQTSEATTTNLQKKLDQMKKEREQEVQLLNTKWKGKCDEINQRYSTQIQNLLKQQEEDKKTLTEEHAKAMEELTNKNKEERLESEERAKNQLSEAQNTASELQLKIKKAKEKIKSMNAKHEQELNEMRESQEKTDQEVKTLHETVSSLKREMAEKEESYENKLRETEKRQEELQLKIVTGESNNKAIDEKLAELSREKQEAQDAVATKEAEWRHRVQTLEAEMEKKTHSFESKLKAQEKEQHEKLKEIEDAKEQQLTQQAEELTEQYRNKLTEMKKKAESKIAGLRKQLSAQAVEKETAISNVMESLHSSESKIKDLELKHQEEMEGLKKLHQEELESKLQELRQAKKTEGESREKELQGRLDKLDASNKELSENIENLLVEKMDALHEQESVLKEEHELEMENLRKEHASELEKCEKKCKARLSEKELDYNSKIKQLLREFQIKYSEKEREQQEMLGQVIEKGQREEQKLIDEYKTEIIEYQRELKLREEEMLALKTTVEEQLAQKDSEITELNRTHSEALQNVEREHHETIQEMVRKNEADMEKLHEENRGKLEELHNRHKNELETHARDRKSEVAAVEKKFKTQMKKNQNEMKKLLNQKESFIQAQNVSLTDAEPGQLQRAGSSSSLNSEPIAEDPSQTALKEQITRLRTEVSGLKEREESLKSQIEQLSGSPLQGRNRPAQLNLVSNPLLDSPVLLDPGPPQSPVEPTEFEYLRNILYEYMMGRERKQMAKVLVALLRFSPKQQKEILRKVDEQANQGGFLSPFRA, encoded by the exons atgtttaagaaacTAAAGCAGAAATTAGCGGAGGAGACGGATGGGGAACAGAGCCCCCTGAAGCAAAATGCACGTCAG ACTCCAAAAGAGCCAGGCAATGAAAGTACCAATGTAACCCTGGCGAAATCTGAAGAAAACCGTGTATTTCCGCCTTCAAATTCAGCTGCAAATGTAACAAGTTCTCCTTCGAGTACATCATCAACTCCTAAAACATCACAGATTAAACCGAAATCTACGCCACGAGAGGTTCTCGACCGAGTCTACAACCTCCTTGATTCTAAG GCTGTTCAGCCTGATTCCAGAAATGGAGAAAAGCCTCATTCTGGTGAGACAACTCCTCCTAAGAGCACAAGCACCCCAAGTAAAACTTTGTCACAGGACAGCATCAGTGATACTGAAACTCCCAAGAGAACTGTTGAACGTCAAGGATCAATCCCTCCTTCAAGCCCTATTTCTGTGGGAGGACGGTCTGACGCTGAGTCTGATGCAGAGCAAAGTGGCACACCCGGTACACCTGGGGCTCGCCTAGACGGAGCCACAAAGGAAGAGGTGGTGGCCATGTTTAAAAAACAAGAGAGAGTCTTGGCACGTTACAAGACCAGATTCTCAGAG GTTGTGGAAGCATACAAGAACctacagaaagaaaatgaaaagctacaG AATAATCTCGCACAGAGTCAGGACAAAGCTCTCAGAAGAATATCAGAGATGAAAGAG ACcatagaacttgaaaaacaGGCCAAGATGCATTTGGAGGAAACACTTCAGTTGTCTCTAGATGAAAAAGAAGACATCATCAAAGCTCTACAAACACAG GTTCAACTACTCAAGCAGCAAGGCTCACTAGCAATTCCTGGAACTGATGTTCTTGATGCTGGCTTAG GATCTCAAAGTGACGAACAGAAGCTTCAACAGCAGAGTCTGCAGGAGAGG ATTGAAGGCCTTCAAGCTCTTGTGGAGAAACAAGCGAGGGAAATAAACGAGAATAAA GAAAAGTCCATTCAACACGATCATGTAACTTCGAATCAAATGAGGGAAGCTAAAGCCTTGATACTTAGACTAGAACAAGAGAAGAAGACAGCTATTCAGGACATGATGGACAACCTACAGACTGCGCTGCGGGAAAAAGACGAGGCTGTGAACAACGCTAGTGAAATGAGGAAAGTTCTGCAGGAGCGTGAGGCTCAAaacgaagaaatgaaaaaagaaaaagacgagTTCTTTCTCAAGATGGAGAAGCAACTCGAAGAgtcagaaaagagaagagaaattgCCGAGTTGAAGAAGGAGCGAGAAATTCAAGAGATGACTGCAAAATACGAGGCTGCTGCAGCTGCGGAGGAAAATGAGCGCAAATCAATGATGGAGAAGTTGAAGAGAGACAAGGCGGAGGTTGTGGCAGTCATGCAGAAGGACAAGAACGAGAAGTTAGAGGAAATGTTAGTTGCCAAGGAAATGGAGTTACAGGAGGCTCTGactaagaaaacaaaggaaGTGGAGTCGATCTTACATGCTAAAGAGGAAGAGATGAAGTTGAAGTACAATGAAAAG gTGAAGGAGATCGAGATAGCAGTGGACGAGAAAGAGCTACAGAAAGAAGCCGCTTTgaaggagaaagagaaagaacTCCAAGCCTTGAGGGAACAAATGGAATCGCTGTCAGAAAATCTACAAAGTAAAACCTCTGAAGCTTCGCGTACTGGACAGGAACAAGCCAGTAAGATGTCTAACCTCTTGGCTGAGCTGCAGAAGACATCTGTTGAAAAGAGAG ATTTGGAGCAGAAGCTATCAGAGACTCAGCAGAAACTAGAACAAGAACAA GCTAAGATCGCGGAGATGATCCAGCAACACAGTAATCTCCTTCAAGAAAAACAGGAAGAACATCAAAAAATGTTGGCcaaattcaagaaaatgcaTCAAACGAAAATGGGTGAAATATCCGAGAATTCTAAGAAAGCCGAACAAAAAGTGGCTGAACTGGAGAAACAGCGAAAAGCCGAGGCTGAGAAACATTTGAAAGACTTGGAGGAGAAAGAGAGACAATTTGAGGCTGATAAGCAGTCAGAACTTGCTCGCGTCTCCAAACGAATGGAAAGTAAAACCAACGAGATGAAAAAGATTGTAAAGGAACTTAGGACAAAGctcactgaaaaagaaaaccaagcGAAGGAACTTGAGGAGAAAGTAAATATCATGCAACAGGAAACTGAGTCGGAAAAAAGTGCGAGTGTAAATGACTTTGAGAAGAAAGTTGCCGATGCTAACAAAATCGCCGAAGATTTACGCAAAGAACTACTGCAAAAAGATAGTACTGTTAGTGATCTTGAGAATAAAGTTAAAGAAACTGAAAGCAAGAAAGCAAACGAGGTGGAGGAGTTGACGAAAGACCGGGATAATCGTTTgaaggaaaaagagagagaattaGTCGACGTAAAAGGGAAGCTTACTGAAAAGGAATATTACTCCAAGGAACTGGAAAAGCAACTTCTCGAAATGAAAACCGAGAAGGATCATGAGATTGAGGCTGTCAAGCAAAAGGCGATGGTGACAATTAGAGAACTAGAGACAGCATTTAATAATAAAAGAGAGGAAGAACTAAAGGTTTTAAGTTCggagaaggagaaagaaaacgTGGCAGTTAAAGAGGTGGAAAGTAAAAAGGACGagcttgaaaaaattaacaaagagTTAGAGGAGAAGTTAAAGGCTTCCGCAGAGAACGAAAATAAACTCAAGGAAGAATTGGCCGGATTAAACCAGAAGTATAGAactcaatttgaaaatttcaaacagAAATATCAAACTGACGTTCAAAAGTACAAAGAACAATTGCTCCTTGCGGAAGAGAAAAGTCTTCAGAGTGCCTCAGAAAGCAAGAATAGTCACGAGAAAACGGTCTCGAGTTTGAAAGAGGAACACGAGAAAATTATTCAGAAACTTCAAGAGGAGAAATTGCTTATTGAAGAGAAATGGAAACTTGAGTTAGAAAAGGTTCGCGGAGATTTCAGTGGTAAAGCGGCTTCGAGTGAGAAATCTCTCAACGATAAAAATTCCGAAATTGCTGAATTGAATAACATGATTCAGAGTTTAACTGGCcaaatgaatgaacaaaaaGAGCAATCCCAGCGAAATATTGATGAACTTAGTCAAAGTATAACACTGCGAGATGAAAAGATTgggaaactgaaagaaactttgAAACTTGAACAGGAGGCGCTCAAAACACAGAAGAAGCAACACGACGAGAagatgaaactgaaagaaaaggaagtgaaGGAATTGGTCAATAAAATGGAAAAGGAATTCCACAACCAGCTACTTGAAAAAGAGAACGCTACCAGGGAGAAACTGCACGAAATTGCTCAGCATCATAATATGGGTGTCAAAGATGTAACAGCGAATTTAGAAAATATGAGGAAAGAAGAACTAACGAAGCTCGAGGAGCGACATCAGGCGGAAATATCTGAACTGAACTTGGGCTGGGAGAACAAAGTCGTGAGTATACGCAGAGAAAACGAGGAGACTATGGAGAAATTTCTGagcgaagcgcgggaaaaggaAGAGAATATGACAAAAGAGAATATCAACTTGAGGAACGAAATTGCTAAGCGAGAGAAAATACATCAAGCGAAGACGGAAGAGTTGCAAGCCAAAGCGAACAGCGTTTCAGAAGAGAAGGAGTCCGCCATGGAGAAGGTAAGAGAATTGGCCGAAGAGAACAAACGTTTTAGACAGCAAATCGAGAATCTTAACGTGGAAATGGAAAGTAGGATAAGCGAAATGACTGAAAGTCATAAACGCGACGTCGAGGACATTAAGAATCAGTCTTTAAAGAATGTTGAGGAACTCGCTCAACAACAGACAAACGCTTTAGCGAATCGCGaaagtgaatttgaaaatgcCAAGATGGAGACGGAGGGGCGGTTGAACGAAGCAATGGAAAGGCACCGATCAGAAATCGCGGAGATGCGGGATAGTTATCAAGCGAAGCTGCAGGAAGTCACCAACACTTACCAACAGGACCTGGCGCAAATCAAGCAGATTTACGAGAAGCAGAACGTTGAAATggagaaacttaaaaaatacCACGAAATTGAACTGAACGAGCTTCGGAAAGGACATTCCAAGACGATGGAGGGACTGCTGAAAACCGGCGAGGATGATAAGAATAAATTCGCTGATCGAGAACGGGCACACCTCGAGGAAGTGGGAAGATTAAAATCCAGGATAGAAGAAGTCGAGattgagaaatcaaaacaaGTGGAGGAGTTAACACGATCGGGAGAACAAAGAGCGCAGAAGTTTGCTACCGAGGAAGCAAACTTGAGAGAGCAGTTCGAGCTTCTTAAGGTTAAGATATCCGATGCAGAGACCCAGCATTGTAGCAAAATGGAAGAGCTGCGGAAGTATGCTGAagagaatgaaaagaaattcgGCTTTGAGGAAACCAAGCTAAGAGAGCAAGTCGATGCACTGAGTAAAGCTGCTGAAGAGAGTAAAGCGGTGTTTGAAATTGAGGAGCGAAAGTTGAAAGAGCAAATTCAAGTTCTGGAAAAAAAGTTGGGCGAAACTGAAACAGTGAATACGATTAAAATGGACGAACTAAGATTGTCCGCAGAGCAGATAAAGACAGCGTTTGATCACGAGGAGAAAAAGCTGATCGAAGAAATTGATACCTTAAAGAGAACTTACAAACAACAGGCAGAGGAGATACGCAGGTTATCGAAGGAATATGAAGCCAAGTCTGTATTGGAGGACAAACTTAGGAAAGAAATTGAACAAGTAAGGGAAAGTCACAAGAAAGAAATCGAGGCTTTGAAGCAGACAGCCAACGAAGCACAGACAAAACATAGTGATGTAGAGAGTAAATTAAGCGAGGAGTTGAACAACTTGAAGAAGGAGCgtgctaaaaaagaaaaagaacttcaaGAGGGTAAAGCTAAGTTGTTAGAACAAGAAAAACGAATGAAGGCCGAGTTAGAGAAAGTTGAAACAGAAGTGAAGCAAACTTCGGAGGCGACGACTACGAATTTGCAGAAGAAACTggatcaaatgaaaaaggaaagagaacaAGAAGTGCAGTTGTTGAATACAAAATGGAAAGGGAAATGCGATGAGATCAACCAGCGTTACTCAACTCAGATACAAAACCTGCTGAAGCAACAGGAAGAAGATAAGAAGACTTTGACTGAAGAGCATGCAAAAGCGATGGAGgaattaacaaataaaaacaaagaggaaCGTCTTGAATCGGAGGAAAGAGCAAAGAACCAGTTGAGCGAAGCACAGAACACTGCATCGGAGCTGCAGTTGAAGAtcaaaaaagcaaaggaaaaaatcaaaagtatGAATGCAAAACATGAGCAAGAGTTAAACGAAATGCGGGAAAGTCAAGAGAAAACTGATCAGGAGGTCAAAACACTACACGAGACGGTGTcctctttgaaaagagaaatggCCGAGAAGGAGGAAAGCTACGAAAACAAACTAAGAGAGACTGAAAAACGCCAGGAAGAGTTGCAACTAAAGATTGTGACCGGAGAAAGCAACAATAAGGCTATCGACGAGAAGTTGGCAGAACTGAGTCGCGAAAAGCAGGAGGCTCAAGATGCTGTTGCGACAAAGGAAGCTGAGTGGCGGCATCGAGTGCAGACACTTGAAGCTGAAATGGAGAAGAAGACGCACAGTTTTGAATCCAAACTGAAAGCGCAGGAGAAAGAACAACACGAAAAGCTCAAGGAAATCGAAGACGCCAAGGAACAGCAGTTGACACAACAAGCGGAGGAACTGACTGAACAGTATAGAAACAAGTTGACTGAAATGAAGAAGAAAGCAGAGAGCAAAATTGCTGGCTTGAGGAAACAGCTCAGTGCACAAGCTGTAGAAAAAGAGACTGCCATCTCCAATGTGATGGAGTCGCTGCACTCATCAGAAAGCAAAATCAAGGATCTCGAGTTGAAACATCAGGAGGAGATGGAGGGCTTAAAGAAACTTCATCAAGAAGAGTTAGAATCGAAACTCCAGGAATTACGCCAGGCAAAAAAAACTGAAGGTGAAAGTCGCGAAAAAGAGTTGCAGGGAAGACTTGACAAACTAGATGCCTCTAACAAAGAGCTGTCAGAAAACATTGAGAATCTTCTTGTTGAGAAAATGGATGCTCTTCACGAGCAGGAATCGGTACTGAAGGAAGAACATGAATTGGAGATGGAGAATCTGCGGAAAGAACATGCCAGTGAGTTGGAAAAGTGCGAGAAGAAATGCAAAGCTAGATTGAGCGAAAAAGAGTTGGACTATAATTCGAAAATCAAACAACTTTTGAGAGAgtttcagattaaatatagcgagaaagaaagagagcaACAAGAAATGTTGGGGCAAGTGATAGAGAAAGGACAGAGAGAGGAACAGAAGTTAATCGATGAGTATAAAACTGAAATCATAGAATATCAGCGAGAACTTAAACTGCGAGAGGAGGAAATGTTAGCTTTGAAAACAACCGTGGAGGAGCAGCTGGCGCAAAAAGACAGTGAAATTACAGAACTAAACAGAACTCATTCCGAAGCGTTGCAAAACGTCGAGAGGGAACATCATGAAACGATACAAGAGATGGTTCGAAAGAATGAAGCCGACATGGAAAAGCTTCACGAGGAGAATCGAGGCAAACTTGAAGAGTTACACAATCGCCATAAGAACGAGCTGGAAACGCACGCCAGGGATCGCAAATCTGAAGTGGCCGCCGTCGAGAAGAAGTTCAAgactcaaatgaaaaaaaaccagAACGAAATGAAGAAGTTATTAAATCAAAAAGAGTCATTTATTCAAGCACAGAATGTGAGTTTGACCGATGCTGAACCCGGACAGCTACAGAGAGCAGGGTCATCTTCGTCCCTCAATAGT